A DNA window from Nitrospira sp. contains the following coding sequences:
- a CDS encoding Exopolyphosphatase (MaGe:77308246): protein MAWPLFLLCSKRLFMAKLAVIDIGTNSIHMVLAEILPDASYKILDRFKDMTRLGNGAFAAKRLSDEAIGRGVGVLKTLVILARNKGFERIAAVATSAVREAKNGGDFVDLVEEQTGIKIRVISGIEEARLIFLGVRHSIALSDKPTLVVDVGGGSVELIVGTRDGLQQAKSLKLGAIRLSDQFVTKTPPTDAMVKQLNGAVSLVLQGALDTFKVKQFDAVIASSGMAGNVAEIVHMRQTGRPLPQLNLATVRLKDLRLVEAELRNSSVKERLGIPGLDPKRVDTLFPSVVVLRRLLELSGADELTVCDKAIREGVIYDFIDGHRDGLKAEREIPDVRRRNVMGLARRCQVPEVHALHVAGLALKLFDQTKGLHRLGDVERSWLEFAAVLHDVGYVINPRQHHKHAYYLIKNSDIGGLTAEEIDVVANVARYHRRSMPATKHEGYAALSIKLKRTVRILSALLRVADALDRTHFSAVQTVDVKIGQTLTIAATVSGDAAMEIWSALQRADLLEQVFRRRVQFREVPQDAEKS, encoded by the coding sequence GTGGCCTGGCCGCTGTTTCTTCTGTGTTCCAAGAGGCTTTTCATGGCCAAACTCGCTGTCATCGATATCGGAACGAACTCCATTCATATGGTGCTGGCGGAAATCCTTCCCGACGCCAGTTACAAAATTCTGGATCGATTTAAAGACATGACTCGGTTGGGCAATGGAGCCTTCGCCGCAAAGCGCTTGTCCGACGAAGCCATCGGGCGTGGGGTCGGTGTTCTGAAGACGTTGGTGATATTGGCGAGGAACAAAGGATTTGAGCGGATTGCCGCCGTGGCGACCAGTGCGGTGCGGGAGGCGAAAAACGGCGGAGATTTTGTCGATCTGGTCGAGGAACAGACTGGCATTAAGATCCGGGTGATCAGCGGGATCGAAGAGGCCCGGCTGATTTTTCTCGGCGTCCGCCACAGTATTGCGTTGTCTGACAAGCCGACTCTGGTCGTGGATGTGGGCGGCGGATCGGTCGAGCTGATCGTCGGAACACGCGATGGGTTGCAGCAGGCCAAAAGTCTGAAGCTTGGCGCGATTCGCTTGTCCGATCAATTTGTGACGAAAACCCCGCCTACCGATGCCATGGTCAAACAGTTGAACGGAGCGGTCTCGCTGGTTCTGCAAGGAGCTCTCGATACGTTCAAGGTGAAACAGTTCGATGCTGTGATCGCCTCCTCTGGAATGGCCGGCAATGTGGCGGAGATCGTTCATATGAGGCAGACCGGCCGGCCGTTGCCGCAGCTCAATCTGGCAACGGTGCGGTTGAAAGACCTGCGCCTGGTCGAGGCTGAACTCCGCAATTCCTCCGTAAAGGAACGGTTGGGCATTCCCGGATTGGATCCGAAGCGGGTCGATACGCTGTTTCCCTCGGTGGTGGTCTTGCGCCGTTTGTTGGAACTGTCCGGCGCCGACGAGCTTACGGTGTGCGATAAGGCCATTCGTGAAGGGGTCATCTACGATTTTATCGATGGGCATCGCGACGGGCTGAAGGCGGAGCGCGAGATTCCGGATGTCCGCCGGCGCAATGTGATGGGATTGGCGCGCCGCTGCCAAGTGCCCGAAGTGCACGCTCTGCATGTGGCTGGGCTGGCGCTGAAGCTGTTCGATCAAACGAAAGGATTGCACCGTCTCGGCGACGTTGAACGCAGCTGGCTGGAGTTTGCCGCAGTGTTGCACGATGTCGGATATGTCATCAATCCACGGCAACATCATAAACACGCCTACTATCTGATCAAGAATAGCGATATCGGCGGCTTGACGGCGGAAGAAATCGATGTGGTGGCGAACGTTGCGCGCTATCATCGCCGGTCCATGCCGGCCACCAAACATGAGGGCTATGCGGCGCTTTCCATAAAACTCAAACGGACGGTGCGAATCCTGTCGGCCCTGCTGAGGGTGGCCGATGCCCTGGACAGGACGCATTTTTCTGCCGTGCAGACGGTGGATGTGAAGATCGGTCAGACCTTGACGATTGCGGCCACGGTCAGCGGCGATGCGGCGATGGAGATCTGGTCGGCTTTACAGCGGGCAGATTTACTTGAACAGGTCTTTCGGCGGCGGGTTCAGTTTAGAGAAGTGCCGCAAGACGCCGAGAAATCGTAA
- a CDS encoding Phosphohistidine phosphatase SixA (MaGe:77308247) encodes MDCVLMRHGIAVEAAEWSGLDNTRPLTDQGRKKVRQVAQGLATMGLTPTHLFTSPLIRARETAEIVNRILCPSIAMALCDVLKPDSKPQLLTAFLLALPSDSVVLCVGHEPLLGATSGYLLTRQTSRNYPMKKAGAGLIHLPDSAQAGEGLLRWWCPPAQLRALGEAMKDKDYD; translated from the coding sequence ATGGATTGTGTGCTGATGCGCCATGGCATCGCGGTCGAAGCAGCCGAATGGTCCGGCCTTGACAATACCCGACCCTTAACCGATCAAGGCAGGAAAAAGGTACGCCAAGTAGCGCAGGGGCTTGCTACGATGGGACTCACACCCACGCATCTCTTTACCAGCCCGCTCATCAGAGCCAGGGAAACCGCCGAGATCGTCAACCGCATTCTCTGCCCATCCATCGCAATGGCCCTGTGCGATGTCTTGAAACCAGACTCCAAGCCACAGTTGCTGACAGCCTTTCTTTTAGCGCTCCCGAGTGATTCCGTTGTCCTCTGTGTCGGGCATGAACCGTTGCTAGGCGCAACAAGCGGTTATCTGCTCACTAGGCAAACGTCACGGAATTATCCGATGAAAAAAGCGGGAGCCGGTCTGATTCATCTGCCCGACTCCGCACAAGCAGGGGAGGGACTGCTCCGTTGGTGGTGTCCCCCGGCACAGCTCCGCGCCCTGGGAGAAGCCATGAAAGACAAAGACTATGATTGA
- a CDS encoding putative Sensory transduction protein RegX3 (Evidence 3 : Putative function from multiple computational evidences; MaGe:77308248) encodes MSLEVIQIIEADQDHAREVDQILRKASFRTNIAFDGPTGIQDIWKNRPALVVLDLMVPGIGGKDVCRRLREDPQTKSMGIILVTALSSEDSRVAGLESGADDILTKPYSPRELVARIHAVLRRLATSMPENLDDLDDDLALDATQYVATFRGRQLVLTKPEWHTLLRLAKTTGKVVPREELRSLLWGNDALTHDRELDQLVALLNQKLTGQNSATPLIVKIAETGYRLLRKEPTLPLNA; translated from the coding sequence ATGAGCCTTGAAGTCATCCAAATCATCGAAGCCGATCAAGACCACGCGCGGGAGGTTGATCAAATCCTCCGTAAAGCGTCGTTTCGCACCAATATCGCCTTCGATGGACCGACCGGCATCCAGGATATTTGGAAAAACCGGCCGGCCTTAGTCGTGCTCGATCTTATGGTGCCTGGCATCGGCGGCAAAGATGTGTGCCGGCGACTGCGCGAAGATCCGCAAACGAAGTCCATGGGAATCATTCTGGTGACGGCGCTGTCCTCTGAAGACTCGCGCGTGGCGGGGCTGGAAAGCGGAGCCGACGATATTCTGACAAAGCCCTACAGCCCTCGCGAGCTGGTTGCTCGAATTCATGCCGTACTGCGGCGTCTCGCTACCAGCATGCCGGAAAACCTCGACGATCTCGACGACGATCTCGCGCTGGACGCGACTCAATATGTCGCCACGTTCCGTGGCCGCCAGTTGGTCCTGACCAAGCCGGAATGGCACACGCTTCTACGCTTGGCAAAGACAACCGGAAAGGTCGTGCCGCGAGAAGAGCTCCGCAGCCTCTTGTGGGGCAACGATGCCCTCACCCATGATCGAGAGCTCGATCAACTCGTCGCCTTACTCAATCAGAAACTCACCGGCCAAAACAGCGCCACGCCTCTCATTGTCAAGATCGCCGAAACCGGCTACCGGCTTCTCCGAAAAGAACCGACCCTTCCTCTCAACGCCTGA
- a CDS encoding Tetratricopeptide repeat protein (MaGe:77308249) — MYENFYNLRAKPFALLPDSDFLYAGSVHRAAYGLLEYGILSQAPFMVLTGDPGMGKTSLLQKLIAEHGQKYSIGLITNARYDIEHLLPWILLSLGLSTKRLDPVEAYHVFTQFLAQESKQHRRVILVVDEAQSLGVELLEELRLLSNLNDGKTLKLQIILSGQPDLQALLQRIDMTQFAQRIVVDYHLDPLTEAETGECIRHRLRVAGGAPSLFTNKSCALIHRLTKGNPRLINQVCEIALTYGFAEQAQVITSKLVAQAALDRSKGGILPLAGREELAMLAAASEDTTEIETPIPQLNGIPQATDKTPVPSKEQQAETLYQDGLRMKSENRFEEALALFEEASKHPVFCFKAHAQIGVCYRTMGNVQSAIHAFRIALNDSSASSKEILDLQYMLARSLQASSQNTDALTIYRQLAQAQPDYRDVTNRIKQLATSTTTERTNGDSKLAALDSWVSQAFNSLHRLIGTPRS; from the coding sequence ATGTACGAAAATTTTTACAATCTTCGAGCCAAACCCTTCGCGCTTCTTCCTGACAGCGACTTTCTCTATGCCGGCTCGGTGCATCGCGCTGCCTATGGCCTGCTGGAATATGGCATTCTCAGCCAGGCCCCGTTCATGGTCCTCACCGGCGACCCCGGCATGGGCAAAACATCGCTGTTGCAAAAACTCATCGCCGAACATGGCCAGAAATATTCGATCGGGCTTATCACTAATGCGCGCTACGACATTGAGCATCTGTTACCTTGGATTCTCCTATCACTAGGCTTGAGCACGAAACGACTCGACCCGGTCGAAGCCTATCACGTGTTCACGCAATTCCTAGCCCAAGAGTCGAAACAACACCGGCGGGTCATACTCGTTGTCGATGAGGCGCAAAGTCTCGGCGTCGAGCTGCTCGAAGAACTTCGCTTACTCTCCAATTTGAACGACGGCAAAACGCTGAAGCTGCAAATTATTTTGTCCGGCCAGCCGGATCTTCAGGCACTGCTTCAGCGGATCGATATGACCCAGTTTGCCCAGCGCATCGTGGTCGACTATCATTTGGACCCGCTGACCGAAGCGGAAACAGGAGAGTGCATCCGTCACCGACTGCGGGTTGCCGGTGGTGCGCCTTCGCTGTTCACCAATAAATCCTGCGCCTTGATCCATCGGCTGACAAAGGGCAATCCTCGCCTGATCAATCAAGTCTGCGAAATCGCCCTGACTTACGGGTTTGCCGAACAGGCACAAGTGATCACCTCCAAGCTTGTCGCGCAAGCGGCGCTAGACCGGAGCAAAGGCGGCATTCTTCCACTCGCCGGACGCGAGGAACTGGCCATGCTGGCGGCCGCCTCAGAGGATACGACCGAGATCGAGACCCCTATTCCACAACTCAATGGCATCCCCCAAGCAACAGACAAAACGCCCGTCCCTTCCAAAGAACAGCAGGCCGAAACTCTCTACCAAGACGGGTTGCGCATGAAAAGCGAGAACCGTTTTGAAGAGGCTCTCGCTCTGTTCGAAGAGGCGAGCAAACATCCTGTTTTTTGTTTCAAAGCGCACGCGCAAATCGGCGTCTGCTACCGGACTATGGGGAATGTACAATCCGCTATCCACGCCTTTCGCATCGCCTTGAACGATTCATCGGCCTCGTCCAAGGAAATTCTCGACCTGCAATATATGCTCGCACGATCGCTCCAAGCCTCCTCCCAAAATACGGACGCGCTGACCATCTATCGCCAACTTGCACAGGCTCAGCCGGATTACCGTGATGTCACCAACCGAATTAAACAATTAGCCACGTCCACCACCACTGAACGCACAAACGGCGACTCTAAACTTGCCGCACTCGACTCCTGGGTCAGTCAGGCTTTCAACAGCCTTCATCGTTTGATCGGCACGCCACGTTCCTAA
- a CDS encoding CpsD/CapB family tyrosine-protein kinase (MaGe:77308250), whose translation MDRFRTAVQLYKDQQSGPSNKAPGGRSGGPQAVPPPIVYTKTKTLDVPLSVLRQRRVMAAYDKGPFVDAFKILRTQVMHRLREKGWNVLGITSPGDGEGKTLTAVNLAISLAMESAQTVLLVDANLRNPSIHDVFGLTDCPGLADYLLDDVPVEHLLVHPGIGRFVLLPGGRVIQNSTEILTSPKMLALVEEFKHRYPSRIVIFDLPPLLQTADVLAFSPYTDALLLVVEEGKTSAGDIQQALSLVKNSRPILGTVLNKAGQLAATPVSMRKLLGN comes from the coding sequence ATGGATCGATTTCGCACCGCGGTACAGCTATATAAGGATCAACAGAGCGGACCTTCGAACAAGGCTCCTGGAGGGCGGTCCGGCGGACCACAGGCAGTACCGCCTCCGATTGTCTATACCAAGACGAAAACACTGGACGTCCCGCTCTCGGTGCTTCGCCAGCGGCGCGTCATGGCGGCTTACGACAAAGGTCCGTTCGTCGACGCATTTAAGATCCTTCGCACTCAGGTAATGCACCGGCTCCGTGAAAAGGGCTGGAACGTGCTCGGGATCACCAGCCCTGGAGACGGCGAGGGCAAGACATTGACCGCGGTAAATCTGGCTATCAGCTTAGCCATGGAATCCGCACAGACCGTCTTGCTAGTCGATGCCAATCTTCGCAATCCCAGCATCCATGATGTTTTCGGATTGACGGACTGTCCCGGTCTGGCCGATTATCTTCTCGATGACGTGCCGGTTGAACATCTATTGGTGCATCCAGGAATCGGCCGGTTTGTGCTGCTCCCGGGAGGGCGGGTGATTCAGAATTCGACTGAAATTCTGACGTCGCCGAAGATGCTGGCTTTGGTCGAGGAATTCAAACACCGTTATCCCTCGCGAATCGTAATCTTCGACTTGCCTCCGTTGTTGCAAACCGCTGACGTGCTGGCCTTTTCTCCCTACACCGATGCCTTGCTCTTGGTCGTGGAGGAAGGAAAAACCTCAGCAGGGGACATCCAACAGGCGCTTTCGCTGGTAAAGAATTCTCGACCCATTCTTGGCACCGTCCTCAATAAGGCCGGACAACTGGCCGCCACGCCGGTGAGCATGAGAAAACTCTTGGGGAACTGA
- a CDS encoding Lipopolysaccharide biosynthesis protein (MaGe:77308251): MMLPQQPSQGHEQGQSLQDYVQIFHRRKKLILLAGGILLALSLSAAFFWPPTYKSMATILIEEQEIPTDLVRSTITSYADQRIETIKQQVMSRTTLWKVVEQFDLYSDRRKTSPVEEIVKRFIKDIEVEVISADVVDKKTQHATKATIAFTVAYQNKSPEIAQNVANELTSLFLGENLKSRERQAQEATSFLQQEAEGLAKHIGEIDDKIAEFKQRAQGALPELMPLNQQLMNQSDRELMDVDQQIRTLEERKNYLEGELATIKPDSPMISASGERILGTADRLRALRAEYAGAAGNLAPDHPDIVKMKQEIEALEKETGHLPEVEEASKQLVDARATLATISERLGTEHPDVIQARQRISALEQEVRKLRAAPSRKNPLQRPENPAYINLQAQLNSATSSLDALKKTKADVKRRLQAYATRLEKTPELEPEYLVLIRDRDTSGQKYQDIRSRLLEAKVSEGLEVQRKGERFSLIDPPSLPEKPDKPNRLAIVLLGFILAVGGGLGSGAAAESLDHSIRTPEQLAQLTHMFPLAVVPFMPNEQDLSKAVKHRRLVRGIGVGTLAMVLLLLHAFVVPLDVLWFEALRRFGIE, from the coding sequence ATGATGCTTCCTCAACAACCGTCACAGGGGCACGAGCAGGGGCAAAGCCTTCAAGACTATGTCCAGATCTTCCATCGTCGGAAAAAGTTGATCCTTCTGGCCGGAGGAATACTATTAGCACTGAGCCTTAGTGCCGCCTTCTTTTGGCCGCCTACCTATAAGTCCATGGCCACGATTCTCATTGAAGAGCAAGAAATCCCAACCGACCTAGTACGCTCCACCATTACGAGCTATGCCGACCAACGCATCGAAACGATCAAGCAGCAGGTCATGAGTCGCACGACGCTCTGGAAAGTGGTCGAACAATTCGACCTATATTCGGACCGGCGTAAGACTAGCCCTGTGGAAGAAATCGTCAAACGTTTCATCAAAGATATCGAAGTAGAAGTGATCAGTGCGGATGTCGTGGATAAGAAAACTCAACATGCCACCAAGGCCACCATTGCCTTCACCGTTGCTTATCAGAATAAATCCCCTGAGATAGCTCAAAATGTGGCCAATGAGTTGACGAGTTTGTTCCTTGGAGAAAATCTCAAGAGCCGCGAGCGTCAAGCGCAGGAGGCGACGTCGTTTCTTCAACAAGAAGCGGAAGGTCTCGCCAAGCACATTGGAGAAATCGACGATAAGATCGCCGAATTCAAACAACGAGCCCAAGGCGCGCTACCTGAATTGATGCCGCTCAATCAGCAGCTCATGAATCAGTCCGACCGAGAATTGATGGATGTCGACCAACAGATCCGCACGCTCGAAGAACGCAAGAATTATCTTGAGGGTGAACTCGCTACGATCAAGCCCGACAGCCCGATGATTTCCGCAAGCGGCGAGCGCATTCTAGGCACAGCTGACCGTCTCAGGGCCCTGCGCGCGGAATACGCAGGCGCAGCGGGCAACCTGGCTCCCGACCACCCCGATATTGTGAAAATGAAACAAGAAATCGAGGCACTGGAAAAAGAGACAGGACACCTTCCAGAAGTCGAGGAGGCGTCTAAACAACTGGTCGATGCCCGAGCCACACTCGCCACGATTTCAGAGCGGCTGGGCACCGAACATCCTGACGTTATACAGGCCAGGCAGCGCATCTCAGCGCTTGAGCAAGAAGTGCGCAAGCTGCGAGCCGCTCCGTCACGCAAGAACCCTCTTCAACGGCCAGAGAATCCGGCCTATATCAATCTCCAGGCGCAGCTGAACTCTGCCACTTCTTCGCTGGACGCGCTCAAAAAGACCAAGGCCGATGTCAAACGACGCCTCCAGGCCTATGCAACTCGACTGGAAAAAACTCCCGAGCTTGAGCCGGAATATCTCGTCCTGATTCGAGACCGAGATACCTCCGGTCAGAAGTATCAAGACATCCGGTCCAGACTGTTGGAAGCAAAAGTCTCAGAAGGTTTGGAAGTCCAGCGCAAGGGCGAGCGGTTTTCACTCATCGATCCACCAAGCTTACCGGAAAAGCCGGACAAGCCGAACCGGCTTGCGATTGTACTGCTAGGATTCATCCTGGCCGTCGGCGGAGGACTCGGATCTGGTGCGGCAGCGGAATCTCTGGACCATTCCATCCGCACACCGGAACAACTCGCGCAACTGACTCATATGTTTCCATTGGCCGTGGTCCCCTTCATGCCCAACGAGCAGGATCTTTCAAAAGCGGTCAAACACCGACGACTCGTCAGGGGAATCGGCGTCGGCACATTGGCAATGGTCCTCTTACTGCTGCATGCGTTTGTCGTGCCGCTCGATGTGCTCTGGTTTGAAGCGCTAAGACGGTTTGGCATAGAGTAA
- a CDS encoding hypothetical protein (Evidence 4 : Unknown function but conserved in other organisms; MaGe:77308252), which produces MGGRGARPHRLRNIGAFVLWIYLIGSCTAGHSDAAEWSVLPSIGVKGVYNDNLLITPLPHDATYGYWISPAAEFAGKTERLEVSGKVASDFVTYYGGEETTFTNVFLPLTIRYKTEKDLLGFTGGFTRDNTLMSELLNTGIVVRFTQRNQWNANPSWARSLTEKLSLQSSFQFTDTTYENGLRLGLVDYQLLGGAVGFMYQATEQDQIQLTGMYTHFRTTNSPSGFEASLPGAMMTLTHAFTESLVGTAFGGPRFIGTTTLGSLKTEETVWIYGASLTKQFESGSLQVNAGRDVVPSGFGLLIQTDRVSLSGSYNISETVTGSLGANGYLTSGTTRRASGGTLAEQRYIGISPKLTWKLLEWWKLEASYNYGWRDVDGFSTAATSNSVMLMLTYYPPKLALSN; this is translated from the coding sequence ATGGGTGGACGCGGCGCTCGACCGCACCGCTTGAGAAATATCGGGGCATTCGTTCTGTGGATTTACCTGATCGGATCCTGCACAGCTGGCCACAGTGACGCGGCAGAGTGGTCGGTGCTGCCATCAATTGGAGTGAAAGGCGTGTACAATGACAACTTGCTGATCACGCCATTGCCACACGATGCGACGTATGGCTATTGGATCTCGCCCGCAGCCGAGTTTGCGGGAAAAACAGAACGCCTCGAAGTAAGCGGCAAGGTGGCGTCTGACTTCGTCACATACTATGGAGGTGAGGAAACAACGTTCACGAATGTTTTCCTGCCACTCACGATACGGTATAAGACGGAGAAAGATCTCCTGGGATTTACTGGCGGCTTTACCCGTGATAACACGTTGATGAGCGAACTGCTCAATACCGGAATAGTCGTGCGATTTACGCAACGGAACCAATGGAATGCCAATCCATCCTGGGCGAGAAGCCTGACAGAAAAATTATCACTGCAATCGTCATTTCAGTTTACCGATACGACCTATGAGAACGGCCTTAGACTGGGCTTGGTAGACTATCAACTCCTGGGTGGTGCAGTAGGTTTCATGTATCAAGCCACCGAGCAGGATCAAATACAATTGACTGGAATGTACACTCACTTTCGAACCACCAATTCACCGTCTGGCTTCGAAGCGAGTCTTCCAGGAGCCATGATGACTCTGACACATGCCTTTACAGAATCGCTTGTCGGCACCGCCTTCGGTGGCCCTCGATTTATCGGCACCACCACGCTGGGTAGCCTGAAAACAGAGGAAACGGTCTGGATCTATGGCGCGAGCCTCACGAAACAATTCGAAAGCGGGTCGCTCCAGGTCAACGCAGGGCGAGATGTGGTTCCCAGCGGATTTGGATTGCTGATCCAAACAGACCGTGTGAGCCTTTCCGGCTCCTATAATATTTCTGAAACCGTCACAGGCTCTCTTGGTGCCAATGGCTATCTCACCTCTGGGACCACACGCCGCGCATCAGGAGGGACACTTGCCGAACAGCGTTATATTGGCATATCGCCAAAATTGACATGGAAACTTCTCGAATGGTGGAAACTAGAAGCCTCCTATAATTATGGATGGCGAGATGTCGATGGTTTCTCAACCGCCGCAACATCTAATTCCGTCATGTTGATGCTGACATACTATCCACCCAAACTGGCCCTCTCAAACTGA
- a CDS encoding Capsule polysaccharide export protein (MaGe:77308253) yields the protein MFNYRVPLQYLRLLVVTGIVAGGPLLAQSPAIAEPPVVPQADPGYRLGAEDILLISVWKDEHLTREVVVRPDGLFSFPLVGDIQAEDRTVEEIKTDLVKRLVKYIPSPNVSVAVMKVLSYKIYVVGRVNKPGEYLIGHYTDVLQALSLAGGLTPFAAENDIKVIRRVRGQQQVFSVRYGDLRKGQDLEQNILLQRGDTLMVP from the coding sequence ATGTTCAACTATCGTGTCCCTTTGCAATATCTGAGGCTGCTCGTCGTGACTGGCATCGTGGCGGGAGGGCCGCTGTTGGCGCAATCACCGGCCATAGCTGAGCCGCCAGTCGTCCCTCAGGCCGACCCCGGCTACCGGCTTGGGGCTGAGGACATTCTGTTGATTTCCGTCTGGAAAGATGAGCACCTGACCCGTGAAGTCGTGGTTCGTCCAGACGGCCTCTTTTCATTTCCTCTCGTTGGAGATATCCAGGCTGAAGACCGCACCGTGGAGGAGATTAAAACAGATCTCGTCAAACGACTGGTCAAATACATTCCGAGTCCGAACGTCTCTGTCGCCGTCATGAAAGTGCTGAGTTACAAGATCTATGTTGTTGGGCGCGTCAACAAGCCGGGAGAATATCTGATCGGCCACTATACCGATGTGCTCCAAGCGTTGAGTCTGGCGGGAGGATTGACGCCCTTCGCTGCGGAAAACGATATCAAGGTGATCAGGCGGGTGAGGGGACAGCAGCAGGTCTTCTCTGTTCGCTACGGGGATCTCCGCAAAGGGCAGGATCTGGAGCAGAACATTCTGCTCCAGCGCGGCGACACGCTGATGGTGCCATAA